Proteins from one SAR324 cluster bacterium genomic window:
- a CDS encoding MerR family DNA-binding transcriptional regulator: protein MGNSGTSAERTYTITQLSQEFDITTRTIRFYEEQGLINPERNGQTRIYSAKDRTCIKLILRGKRLGLSLKESQELINMYDPEHGNVVQLRSFLTKIDERQNMLREQMRDIEIIMEELDGAKIRCQNALAATLSQQQKIETLTEGVS, encoded by the coding sequence ATGGGGAACTCAGGCACATCCGCGGAAAGAACCTATACGATCACACAATTATCCCAGGAATTTGACATCACGACACGAACGATCCGGTTTTATGAAGAACAGGGACTGATCAATCCTGAACGCAACGGACAAACCCGGATTTATTCCGCCAAAGACCGGACCTGCATCAAGTTGATTTTAAGAGGAAAACGACTGGGATTGTCCCTGAAAGAAAGTCAAGAACTGATCAACATGTATGATCCGGAACATGGCAATGTGGTCCAGTTGCGTTCATTTCTGACCAAAATTGATGAACGCCAGAACATGCTACGGGAACAAATGCGGGATATTGAAATCATCATGGAAGAACTGGATGGTGCCAAAATCCGTTGTCAGAATGCCTTGGCCGCAACTTTATCTCAACAGCAAAAAATTGAAACCTTAACTGAAGGAGTCTCATGA
- a CDS encoding hydroxymethylglutaryl-CoA lyase, with protein sequence MTHPYPSTVKIVDVGPRDGLQNESMPVPIPIKLKLIESLADAGITHIESASFVSPKWVPQMADSAEVMKRIFRKPGVTYSALVPNLKGLESAIESGTTEIAVFGAASEAFSQKNINCSIAESLKRFEPVMEQALVQGIKVRGYVSCVSGCPYQGETQVETVTHVAKTLFNMGCYEISLGDTIGTGTPLKTQHMLEHLIQQIPVSALAVHFHDTYGQALANIFAALQMGISVIDSSVAGLGGCPYAQGASGNVATEDVLYMLRGMGIHTGIDLEKIVAIGHEITSFLGCGIRSRAGKALYNGDSP encoded by the coding sequence ATGACCCATCCCTATCCCTCAACAGTAAAAATTGTGGATGTCGGCCCGCGAGACGGATTGCAGAATGAATCCATGCCTGTGCCGATCCCGATCAAACTGAAACTGATCGAATCCCTGGCTGACGCGGGAATTACGCATATTGAATCAGCCAGTTTTGTTTCGCCCAAATGGGTTCCCCAAATGGCGGATTCGGCTGAGGTGATGAAACGTATATTCCGGAAACCGGGCGTGACCTATTCCGCATTGGTTCCCAACCTGAAAGGACTGGAATCGGCCATTGAGTCGGGAACCACAGAAATCGCTGTTTTTGGTGCGGCCTCAGAAGCTTTTTCCCAAAAAAATATCAACTGTTCCATTGCGGAATCACTGAAACGGTTTGAACCCGTGATGGAACAGGCCCTGGTTCAGGGCATTAAAGTCCGGGGTTATGTTTCGTGTGTTTCGGGATGCCCCTATCAGGGAGAAACTCAGGTGGAAACCGTAACGCATGTTGCCAAAACGCTGTTTAACATGGGCTGTTATGAAATTTCACTGGGCGACACCATCGGCACCGGAACGCCTCTCAAAACCCAACACATGCTGGAACATCTGATACAGCAGATTCCGGTTTCGGCACTGGCAGTTCATTTCCATGATACTTACGGTCAGGCCCTGGCCAATATTTTTGCGGCTTTGCAAATGGGGATTTCTGTGATTGATTCTTCGGTTGCCGGTCTGGGCGGATGTCCCTATGCCCAAGGCGCTTCAGGCAATGTTGCCACCGAAGATGTGCTTTACATGCTCCGGGGTATGGGAATTCATACCGGAATTGATCTGGAAAAAATTGTAGCGATTGGACATGAAATCACCAGTTTTCTGGGATGCGGCATACGATCACGAGCCGGGAAGGCTCTTTATAACGGAGATTCACCATGA
- a CDS encoding methylcrotonoyl-CoA carboxylase: MPVIHSKINTRSHDFQENARTMNQLVSEMKQLVETIKLGGGAGSRKRHVERGKLLPRDRIKTLLDPGAPFLEISQLAAYQVYDEAIPAAGVIAGIGTVCGQECMIVANDATVKGGTYYPLTVKKHLRAQKIAEENHLPCVYLVDSGGANLPQQAEVFPDRDHFGHIFFNQANMSAKGIAQIAVVMGSCTAGGAYVPAMADQSIIVRNQGTIFLAGPPLVKAATGEIVTAEELGGADVHSKISGVTDYYANNDHHALQLARQCVSRLNHKKPVSLDITRPVAPLYDPAEIHGIVPTDLRKPYDIREVIARVVDGSEFDEFKQYYGPTLVCGFARIWGYPVGIIANNGILFSESAVKGAHFIELCSQRNIPLVFLQNISGFMVGQKYEAGGIAKHGAKMVTAVATTKVPKFTLIVGGSFGAGNYGMCGRAYDPRLLFMWPNSRISVMGGEQAAGVLAEVKRASVEKSGKPWDTETQNTYKQQIIAEYDQQGHPYYASARLWDDGIIDPAETRKVLALSISASLNAPIEPTRFGLFRM; this comes from the coding sequence ATGCCTGTCATCCACAGTAAAATCAATACGAGAAGCCACGACTTTCAAGAAAATGCCAGAACCATGAATCAACTGGTTTCTGAGATGAAACAACTGGTGGAAACCATCAAACTCGGCGGGGGGGCCGGTTCCCGGAAGCGACATGTTGAACGTGGAAAACTGTTGCCTCGTGACCGGATCAAAACCTTGCTGGACCCCGGGGCGCCTTTTCTGGAAATCTCCCAGCTTGCGGCCTATCAGGTTTATGATGAAGCGATTCCCGCCGCCGGAGTGATTGCCGGAATCGGCACCGTTTGCGGGCAAGAGTGTATGATTGTCGCCAACGACGCAACAGTCAAAGGCGGCACGTACTATCCCCTGACCGTTAAAAAACATTTACGTGCGCAGAAGATCGCTGAAGAAAACCATCTCCCATGCGTTTATCTGGTGGATTCCGGTGGTGCCAATCTACCTCAGCAAGCAGAAGTATTTCCTGATCGTGACCATTTCGGACACATTTTTTTCAACCAGGCCAACATGTCTGCCAAGGGAATTGCCCAGATCGCTGTCGTGATGGGATCCTGCACTGCCGGTGGTGCTTATGTTCCAGCAATGGCGGATCAGAGCATTATCGTCAGAAATCAGGGAACCATTTTTCTGGCAGGACCTCCGCTGGTCAAGGCGGCAACCGGAGAAATCGTCACGGCTGAAGAACTCGGTGGTGCGGATGTGCATTCCAAAATTTCCGGAGTGACCGATTATTATGCCAACAATGATCATCATGCACTCCAGCTTGCGCGGCAATGCGTGTCTCGCCTGAATCATAAAAAACCTGTTTCTCTGGATATCACCCGACCCGTTGCACCGCTCTATGATCCTGCTGAAATTCACGGGATTGTTCCCACGGATTTGCGAAAACCTTACGACATCAGGGAAGTGATCGCACGAGTAGTGGATGGTTCTGAATTTGATGAATTCAAACAATATTATGGTCCAACCCTGGTCTGCGGATTCGCAAGAATCTGGGGTTATCCGGTGGGCATCATTGCCAATAATGGCATTCTGTTTTCCGAATCAGCGGTCAAGGGCGCTCATTTCATCGAATTATGCAGTCAGCGAAACATCCCGCTGGTGTTTTTACAGAATATTTCCGGATTCATGGTCGGACAAAAATATGAAGCCGGCGGCATCGCCAAGCATGGAGCCAAAATGGTCACCGCGGTTGCCACCACCAAAGTTCCCAAATTCACCCTCATTGTCGGCGGAAGTTTCGGTGCTGGAAATTATGGAATGTGCGGACGAGCTTATGATCCGCGATTATTGTTCATGTGGCCCAACAGCCGAATCTCGGTCATGGGCGGTGAACAGGCCGCCGGAGTGCTGGCCGAAGTAAAACGTGCCTCCGTAGAAAAAAGCGGCAAACCCTGGGACACAGAAACACAAAACACCTACAAACAGCAGATCATTGCGGAATATGACCAGCAGGGGCATCCGTATTATGCCAGCGCCAGACTTTGGGATGATGGAATCATTGATCCTGCGGAAACGCGGAAAGTGCTGGCCTTGTCTATTTCTGCATCGTTGAACGCACCGATTGAACCCACTCGATTCGGATTATTCAGGATGTAA
- a CDS encoding isovaleryl-CoA dehydrogenase, with product MKAYPSLNFDLGQEIDMLRDTVTDFANREIAPRAAEIDQKNEFPQDLWKKLGNLGVLGLTVKEEYGGTQMGYLAHAIAMECISRASASIGLSYGAHSNLCVNQINRNGTHEQKLKYLPKLVSGEHVGALAMSEPNAGSDVVSMTLRADRQGDRYILNGSKMWITNGPESSVYVIYAKTQPGAGPKGITAFIVERNFKGFSRGVKLDKLGMRGSNTCELIFEDCEVPAENILGRENEGVKVLMSGLDYERVILSGGPVGIMQACLDVVVPYVHERKQFGQSIGEFQLIQGKLADMYVTLNASRSYLYAVAKSCDRGETTRKDAAGVILYTAENATQMALNAIQCLGGNGYINEFPTGRLLRDAKLYEIGAGTSEIRRMLIGRELFKESV from the coding sequence ATGAAAGCCTACCCAAGCCTGAACTTTGATCTTGGCCAAGAAATCGACATGCTGCGTGATACTGTCACCGATTTCGCAAACCGGGAAATCGCGCCCCGTGCGGCAGAAATCGACCAGAAAAATGAATTCCCTCAGGATTTGTGGAAAAAACTGGGCAATCTGGGTGTCCTTGGTTTGACCGTCAAAGAAGAATATGGCGGTACGCAAATGGGCTATCTGGCCCATGCCATTGCTATGGAATGTATCAGTCGAGCGTCTGCCAGTATCGGGTTGAGCTATGGAGCACATTCCAACCTGTGTGTGAATCAGATTAACCGGAATGGAACCCACGAACAAAAATTGAAATACCTGCCCAAACTGGTGAGTGGCGAACATGTGGGGGCGTTGGCCATGAGCGAACCCAATGCCGGCTCAGATGTGGTGAGCATGACACTCCGGGCTGACAGGCAGGGCGATCGTTATATCCTCAACGGATCAAAAATGTGGATCACCAATGGACCTGAATCCAGTGTGTATGTGATTTACGCAAAAACCCAACCGGGTGCAGGCCCCAAAGGCATCACAGCCTTCATTGTGGAACGGAATTTCAAGGGATTTTCCCGTGGTGTTAAACTGGATAAACTGGGGATGCGCGGTTCCAATACCTGTGAACTGATTTTTGAAGATTGCGAAGTGCCCGCAGAAAATATTCTCGGACGTGAAAATGAGGGAGTTAAAGTTTTGATGAGCGGATTGGATTATGAACGGGTCATTCTTTCCGGCGGACCGGTTGGCATCATGCAGGCCTGCCTGGATGTGGTTGTTCCGTATGTCCATGAACGCAAACAGTTTGGCCAGTCCATTGGCGAATTCCAGCTCATTCAGGGAAAACTGGCCGATATGTATGTGACACTCAACGCCAGCCGAAGCTATCTCTATGCTGTCGCCAAATCCTGTGACCGTGGTGAAACCACTCGTAAGGATGCGGCCGGCGTTATTCTTTACACCGCTGAAAACGCGACACAAATGGCTTTGAACGCAATCCAGTGTCTCGGTGGAAACGGCTATATCAATGAATTTCCAACGGGCAGACTTCTCAGAGACGCGAAATTGTATGAAATCGGAGCCGGAACTTCTGAAATCCGCCGCATGCTGATCGGCCGTGAATTGTTCAAGGAATCGGTTTAA
- a CDS encoding enoyl-CoA hydratase/isomerase family protein, giving the protein MSETVLLNISQGVATLTLNRPEIHNAFDDLVIHQLIQHLESLAIRKELRLLVLASEGKSFSAGADLNWMRRMKDLSLEENARDASALARLMSLLNGFPLPTIAVVQGAAFGGAVGLVACCDIALASSKASFSLSEVKVGLVPATISPYVIQAIGSRAARRLFLTGERFSAQEALKLGLVHEVVEPDQLGTQQEALIQTLLNNGPEALKTAKNMIFQVANQPINDELIAYTTQLIAQIRISEEGQEGLSAFLEKRSPNWVHLNSGEK; this is encoded by the coding sequence ATGTCTGAAACTGTTTTGTTAAATATCTCACAGGGTGTTGCCACCCTAACCCTCAATCGTCCGGAAATTCACAATGCGTTTGATGATCTGGTGATCCATCAGTTGATTCAGCATCTGGAATCTTTGGCAATCCGCAAGGAACTCCGGTTATTGGTTCTGGCCTCAGAAGGCAAAAGTTTTTCCGCAGGGGCTGATCTGAATTGGATGCGGCGCATGAAAGACCTGTCTCTGGAAGAAAACGCCCGGGATGCCTCCGCACTAGCCCGCTTGATGTCACTGCTCAATGGATTTCCGTTACCAACGATTGCCGTGGTTCAGGGCGCGGCCTTTGGCGGCGCGGTGGGACTGGTTGCCTGCTGTGACATTGCGCTCGCATCCTCAAAGGCTTCTTTCTCCCTGAGTGAAGTCAAGGTGGGACTTGTTCCGGCAACCATCAGCCCCTATGTGATTCAAGCCATCGGTTCAAGGGCCGCACGACGGCTGTTTTTGACGGGTGAGCGATTTTCCGCGCAGGAGGCTCTTAAATTGGGACTAGTGCATGAAGTGGTGGAACCTGATCAGCTTGGAACTCAACAAGAAGCGTTGATCCAGACACTGCTCAACAATGGCCCGGAAGCGTTAAAAACAGCCAAAAACATGATTTTTCAGGTAGCAAACCAACCAATCAATGATGAATTGATCGCCTACACCACCCAACTCATTGCCCAAATCCGGATTTCAGAAGAAGGACAGGAAGGCCTGTCAGCGTTTCTGGAAAAACGGTCGCCAAACTGGGTTCACTTGAATAGTGGGGAAAAATGA
- the accC gene encoding acetyl-CoA carboxylase biotin carboxylase subunit, which translates to MFRKILIANRGEIACRVIRTAKRMGIHCVAVYSEADANATHVKMADEALYLGGSPAGESYLRGEKILEIAKNTGAEAIHPGYGFLSENADFARQCEAQGVVFIGPPSEAIVAMGSKSMAKAIMEKAGVPLVPGYHGDNQDPEHLAREAEKTGYPVLLKAVAGGGGKGMRVVKNPSDFVSSLEAAQREAKSSFGNSVMLLERYVQQPRHVEIQVFTDTHGNGVYLFERDCSVQRRHQKIIEEAPAPGLASETRKKMGETAVEAAKVIGYVGAGTVEFLLDANGAFYFMEMNTRLQVEHPVTEMITGQDLVEWQLRVASGELLPLKQEQLQIKGHAFETRIYAEDPENQFLPSTGTLHYLRPPETSPNVRIDTGVTEGDAVTVYYDPMIAKLIVWDQNRKQALSRMSQALADYHVAGVKTNIEFLHRITENESFRKGGVDTHFIENNREFLFTELPEQTERAAVLGALFEVFNRQRRNEHLINPQDQWSPWLNMDGWRLNEPSVHEIRFRDSKGKELLICLHEHGAGHFLAEIGSHWHEIFGKLENGILSVTLNKHKFDVSVVAYQQTLTIFMEHQRIVLEQVMPDLGEGKDHGHEGNLNAPMNGTVIKVMVTKGDKVEKDQPLVIMEAMKMEHTIRAVVDGVVQEIFFSPGELVQEGVALLEISRGETA; encoded by the coding sequence ATGTTCAGAAAAATATTGATCGCGAATCGTGGTGAAATTGCCTGTAGAGTTATCCGGACAGCGAAACGAATGGGAATCCATTGTGTCGCGGTTTATTCTGAAGCGGATGCCAATGCGACTCATGTCAAAATGGCCGATGAAGCCTTGTATCTTGGGGGTTCGCCTGCCGGAGAAAGCTATCTGCGTGGAGAAAAAATTCTGGAAATTGCCAAAAACACTGGTGCCGAAGCAATTCATCCCGGCTATGGATTTTTATCGGAAAACGCTGATTTTGCCCGGCAATGCGAAGCTCAGGGGGTGGTGTTCATTGGTCCTCCCTCAGAAGCGATTGTCGCGATGGGTTCTAAAAGTATGGCCAAAGCCATCATGGAAAAAGCAGGTGTTCCGTTGGTACCCGGCTATCACGGTGACAACCAGGACCCCGAACATCTGGCCCGTGAAGCCGAAAAAACCGGCTATCCCGTATTGCTGAAAGCCGTTGCCGGTGGTGGCGGAAAAGGAATGCGCGTGGTGAAAAATCCCTCAGACTTTGTATCCTCACTCGAAGCGGCTCAACGTGAAGCCAAATCCAGTTTTGGCAACAGTGTCATGCTCCTTGAACGATATGTACAACAGCCCCGTCATGTGGAAATCCAGGTATTCACCGACACCCATGGCAATGGAGTTTATCTGTTTGAACGGGATTGCTCGGTGCAACGTCGTCATCAAAAAATCATTGAAGAAGCACCAGCACCGGGACTTGCATCGGAAACACGCAAAAAAATGGGTGAAACCGCTGTGGAAGCCGCTAAAGTGATTGGTTATGTCGGGGCTGGCACCGTAGAATTTCTGCTGGATGCCAATGGCGCATTCTATTTCATGGAAATGAACACACGGTTGCAGGTGGAACATCCTGTGACTGAAATGATCACTGGACAAGATCTGGTTGAATGGCAATTACGGGTTGCTTCAGGCGAACTTCTGCCGTTGAAGCAGGAACAACTCCAGATCAAAGGTCATGCCTTTGAAACCAGAATTTATGCGGAAGATCCTGAAAATCAGTTTTTGCCTTCCACGGGAACCCTGCATTATCTGCGACCACCGGAAACTTCACCCAATGTACGGATTGATACCGGGGTGACAGAAGGGGATGCGGTGACGGTGTATTACGACCCGATGATCGCCAAACTCATTGTCTGGGATCAAAATCGAAAACAGGCCCTGTCCCGCATGAGTCAGGCACTGGCGGATTATCATGTGGCAGGAGTCAAAACCAACATTGAGTTTTTACATCGGATCACGGAAAATGAGTCCTTCCGCAAAGGCGGAGTAGACACTCATTTCATCGAAAACAACCGGGAATTCCTGTTTACGGAATTGCCTGAACAAACCGAACGCGCCGCTGTGCTGGGTGCCTTGTTCGAAGTATTCAACCGACAACGGCGCAATGAACACCTGATCAATCCCCAGGACCAATGGTCCCCCTGGTTGAATATGGATGGGTGGCGTTTGAATGAACCCTCTGTTCATGAAATCCGGTTCAGAGATTCAAAAGGCAAGGAATTACTCATCTGTTTGCACGAACATGGAGCCGGACATTTTCTGGCAGAAATCGGCAGTCACTGGCATGAAATTTTTGGAAAACTGGAAAATGGAATACTTTCTGTCACCCTGAATAAACACAAATTTGATGTGTCTGTGGTCGCGTATCAACAGACCCTGACCATTTTCATGGAACATCAGCGCATTGTTCTGGAACAGGTCATGCCTGATCTGGGTGAAGGCAAGGATCATGGTCATGAAGGCAATCTGAACGCACCGATGAACGGAACTGTTATCAAGGTCATGGTGACCAAGGGAGACAAGGTGGAGAAAGATCAACCGCTGGTCATCATGGAAGCCATGAAAATGGAACACACCATTCGTGCGGTAGTTGACGGCGTGGTTCAGGAAATATTCTTTTCTCCCGGAGAACTGGTTCAGGAAGGCGTGGCATTGCTGGAAATTTCCAGAGGAGAAACCGCATGA